ACCGTACGAATTCAAACTTTTAGGCGCTTCTTTCAATAAAATGGTTGATAGCATCTTGGCGGCAGAGAAAAAACGCTTGGAAGCGGAAAGGATAAAGAGAGAAGCGGCGGAAAAATACGCAAAAAAATTGGAAGATCTGGACAAGACGAAGGACAATTTCATCAATATTGTCACTCATGAGCTTAAAACTCCGTTGATACCGATCCTCGGCTTGACCGACGTGATGGTGCAAAAGAAAAAAACTTTGTCGGCCGATTTTCAAAACTATGTCGATATCATCCACGACGAAGCGATCAAGCTTTCCGACCTGATCAAACAAATGCTCACCACCACCAGAATCCAGAATAACATGAAAATTCAAGAAGAAACTTTCAAGATCGACGAATTTATTTCAGGGAATCAAACCGCCTTGAATGAGTTAACGAAAAGAACTGGTTCAAAAATTGAATACAAAATCAACGCGGCCAACGTGATGATCTCCAGCGATAAAGAAAGGATTTCCCAGGTTATTTACAATTTGGTGGACAATGCGGTAAAATACGGGCCAGTGGGGCAAACCATCACCATTACCTTGAGCCAGCCCGACAGCCAATCAGTTAAAGTGGAGGTAGCGGATCAGGGCAAGGGGATCCCCGTCGAACTTCGAGACAAATTATTCTTGAAATTTTCCCAGCTTGATCCGGCCGCTTCCCGCGCCGGGGAAGGCGTCGGATTGGGATTATACATCTGCAAGCAAAATATCGACCACTTGGGCGGACGGATCGGTCTGGAGAGCGAAGTCGGCCATGGTTCAAAATTTTATTTCGTCTTGCCTTTGCGACATGAGCTAAAAGATAATATTTCAAACGCGGCGAATAAAAGCAGCGGTTAAATATTTATTATTCTAATATTGCGCTTATGAAAATCATAATTATCGACGATGAAATGAATGTCGTCACTACCATCAAAGCATTCCTCGCCGAGTTGAGCTCGGAGGTCGATTTCGCTTACAGCGGACAGGCGGGGATAAAAAAAATCGAGGCCGCTCCCGACTATAGCCTGTTAATTCTTGATTTTATGATGTCGGGAATGAGCGGGCTGGATGTTTGCAAAGTAATGAGTGAGGATGAAAAAATGAAAAAAATTCCGGTTTTGTTGATTTCGGCCCTGCCGGTCACTTCTCCCGAGTTGCATGAACTCCTCGAAGAATTCAACGAAACTCACATGGTAAAAGGCGTGCTGGAAAAACCGTTCGGCAAAGACGTTCTTTTGGAAGAAGTAAAAAAAATAGTGAAGGCAGACTAAGCGATCTTGAACGGGAAACCCTTTAACCGGCGAGCGATCATAAAATAAATGGTATTCAACCGCAGGACAGAGCCCGGCACCCATCTTTTCTAAAAGGTATCCTCGCCGCAAGCGGACGATATCTTTATCATCGCTCGCTCGGAAAGAATCCCCGCGAGGCGCGGGATTATTTCACTCGCTTCGCTTGATAATAAAAAATAATTTTTAAACCCATGGACGAAATATCGCAACTTATTTTGGAACTGGCCAAAACCAAAATGCGCGAAGCCGGCAACTTCAGCCGCGAAGCTTTCCGCGATTTTATCGAGGAAAGCATCGAATATTATTATGAGATCGGCCGCCTCTCGGAAGAAGATGATCTGGACGCGCTCAAAGAAGAATTAATGGAAACGTACAACGAAATCGAAAACGAAGAAGTCGAGGAACGGGAATTAAACGACGAGGATGAAGCGGAACGTAAAGAAAAAAACGAAGAGCTCGAAGAAGAAAAAGAAGAATAACCGACAATTTCATAAAACATAAAACTCCCGAGTTGAAAACCTCGGGAGTTTTTTATTCGACGAAAGCGCATTGCCTGGCATTGAAACTAAAGACAAAAAATCAAAGCGGCAGCCCTTCATCAGGAGGCTGCCGCTCAGCAAAAAACGTTGCGCGTTACGGGCTATGAGTCATGCGAAATCAAACTTTAATCACTACCGGCAACACCATGGGGCGGCGCTTGGTTTTGGAGAAAAGGAATTGGCCGACCTCGTCGCGGATCTTATTCTTGATATGATCGACGTCGGCGGAAGTGCGCGAGTCATGCGATTCCACCATTTTTTTCACTTTCATTCTGGTCGCTTCGATCAGTTCGCGGCTGTCTTTCATATAGACGAAGCCGCGGGAAATAATATCCGGATTGCCGATTGTCTTACCATGTTCGGAATCGATGGTGGCGATGATCACAATCATCCCGTCCTCGGCCATGACGCGGCGGTCTCTTAAAACAATATTGGAAACGTCGCCCACGCCCAGACCATCAACCATGACATAATCGGTCACGACTTTTTCTTTGGTCAAGCGGCCAACCGTAACGCCGGTTTCATTTTTAGAAAATTCCACCACTTGCCCGTTATCGGCGATAAAAGTTTTTTCTTTGGGAATGCCCACGGCGCGAGCCAGATCGCCTTCGGCTTTCAGCATAAAGTGATTGCCCTCGATCGGCATAATATATTCCGGCTTTAATAAGCGCATCATCAATTTCAAGTCTTCCTGCTTGGCATGGCCGCCGGCGTGCACGTCCATCATTTCATAATGAATAACATCAGCGCCCTGGCGGGTGATCATATCTTTCAAGCTTTGGATCGTGCGCTCATTGCCCGGGATGACCGAGGAAGAAAAGATCACTGTATCACCCTCCTTGAGATGAATGGTTTTATGCTCGTGCGAAACCACCCGCACCAAAAAAGCATTGGACTCGCCTTGCGCGCCCGTGCCCAAAATCAAAACTTTATTATCGGGCAAGCGGTTCAATTCATTGTCCGTCACCAAAATGCGCGGATTGAATTTCATATAGCCGATCTGGTGGGCGATCTCGACGTTATCGTTCATGCTCCGGCCCTGGAGATAAACACGGCGGCCGTACTTTTCCGCCAGATCGAATAATTTTTGCACGCGAGCCAATTGCGAAGCGAAAGTGCCGATGATGATCCGCCCGTCGATCTTCTCAAAAATTTTATCCATTTCATTGCCGATGGCCGATTCGGAAAGCTGATAGCCCGGATGAGTGGAGTCGGTGGAATCGGACATCAAGAGCATTACTCCTTCCGAACCGATCTGGGCGATGCGCTGCAAGTCGGCCGGCTTATCGTTGACCGGCGAATAATCGATCTTAAAATCCCCGGTATGAATGATACGGCCGACCGGCGTATCGACGATCACGGCGAAACAATCAGGAATGGAATGATTGACTCTTAAAAATCCAATTCGAAAGGCCCGGCCCAGCCGCAAAACCGAATTTTCATCGATGATCTGGTCATTTAATTTGGGGCAGTCGCGGTATTCGGCGCATTTCTTTTTTACCAGCCCGGCTGTCAGCTTGCCCATGAAGATCGGCGGATTGCCGATCTCGCCCATAATATGAGGAATGCCGCCGATATGGTCATAATGGCCATGAGTAATGATCACGCCCTTAACCCATTCCGCCTTGTCTTTCAGATAGCTGACATTGGGAATGATGTAATCGATGCCCGGCATATCTTCTTCGGGAAATTGCAGGCCCATATCGATAATAATGATCTCCCGCTCGTATTCGATGAGAGTCATATTCCGGCCGACTTCTTCCAATCCGCCCAAGACGATAATTTTTAATTTACCGTCCGGGCTGGTGATGATTTGTTCGGCCGGCGTCTTCGGCGCCGTTTGAGTCGGACGCGGTCCGTGATAGGAAGAAAAAAACTTCCTCTTTTCCCCTCCCGCGCCTCGCGGCGGCTGATGAGAGGTTCTTGGTTTGTACTTGGTGTTCATAAATTAGAAGCAAATTTAATAAAAATTATTTTGGAGTTCAAATTTTTAATTTGTTTGCTTAGATTAATATTGTTAGATTGTTAAATTGTTATGTTGTTGAGCATTTTTGGCTCTGGCAGAGTCTCGCATCAGCGGACTCTGCCACTGACTTCAAAATTTATTTTAAGCCTTTTTTAAACGGATTATAATAAACATCGTGGGTAGTCATAATATATGTGGCTCTCTTTTTGTAAATATTCTTTTCCTGTTTTTTGATTTTTGAATATTTTTGGCTATTGGAAACGGATTTATTTTTTAGCATCCGCGTTTTTATGTTTGGAGTATAATACCAGCGAATATTTTGCGTCGCCGCCCTTCGGCAATAATCCGCATCCTCATGTCTTCTTATTCGGTCATAAAAATACCCAAGTTTTTTAAAAACAAATTTTGGAATGGAAAAAAATCCTCCGGCCAGTGTCCAAAACGGAAAGACATCTCCAAAAATCATTCTTCCCTTTTTGAATTCAAAACCTTTTTGATTGATTTTTCCTCCCAGAATAGCTTTATTATCCCAAATTTTATGAGCCTTCAACAAAACGTCGTTCCAATTTTTGGTTAAAACTTTTACATCGCGATCAATTATGGTAATGAAGTCCGCATCTTGATTTAAATTAATTATTTTATTTATACTTTTCGGTTTTCCAATATTTTTATTATTTCTAAGCAAGTTGATTCCAGAATTTATTTCCAAAAATTTTTTTAAATACTCGCTTGTTTGTTTATCACTCCCATCATCAATAACGTAAGTAATGCAACCTTTAAGATTGGTATTTTTTATATAGGCGGTGAGTGTTCTTTTTACAATTTGTAATTTATTGTAAACCGGAATAATAATCAGATGTTTTGTCATACTAATCTAAATAATGATTTTTTGGCTCCGGCAGAGTCTCGCGCCAGCGGACTCTGCCGCCGAAAACGACTGCTATCCCGGATTAACATTGTAAATCGAAAGAATAATCTGCCTCATTGTTTTCCGAAATATCATCGAAAAAATAAGCTATCTTGAATCTTACCCTGCCGCCCCATAAAATATTTTCCAGTCTACAGCTGCCAAAATCCGATAAAGTTTCAAAAGTGAAATTTTTCGGAACTCTGCTGACGATATTAGGCGTGATATATCGCTTGGTCAAATCAAACATTTCTCTCAAACTTGGCCGCGTATCATCAAGCGTTGTCGCGTGGGCAGATTTTTCCGTTCCCGAAATGATTCTCCAATCAGGATCCAAAATAGCCACTTCGGCCGATAGATTTTTTAGTAAATTTTCATCGAGCACATCGCCAACAATAAAATTAATTTTATTATCAACGCCATATAGTTTGGCATTTTTTTTAGCATCATCGATCCTGCTTCGGTCAATGTCAACCGCAGTAACTTTATTCATCTTCTTGGCGAGCTGTATGGCGAGCATGCCAACGGCGCAACAAAGCTCAACTGCCGAACTAAAACGTGATAATTGGTTGGCGATGTGCTGGCCAACCACCTCGGGACAACTCATATAATAAGCGTCTTGATCAGCAAAGATGTCTTTTGAAAATTTCTGTTTCATGATTTTATTTCGGTTATCGTAAAAAGATCACCTGTTCAGTAAACAAATTTGTATAAAATAGATCCTTCTCCGCCCGGGGCGGATCAGGATGACAAAAAACTGGAAAGCGCAACAACTAAGTACCTAATCAACTAATTGACTAATAGACTTACCATTCGAGCCTTTCTCCCGTCTTCACGTACCAATTGAAAACGTCGGAGAAGCGGTCGGCGGGAGAGGCGATGCTTTTGACCGCGAAGCCTTTGATTTTTTTATTTTGCACGTAATTATAGTAAGGCGAGAAAAGGAAAACCGCCGGCGCGTCATTGGTCAACAAGGTTTGAAATTGCTGGTAATCGGCGATCCGCTGGTTGCGATCCAGGCTCAAGCGCCCCTCTTCCAAACTTTTATCAACCTCTTCGTTCTTGTAGTTGGCCAAATTCAAACCGCCGGCTCCGGCTTGCGTCGAATGCCAAAAAACATAAACATCGGGATCGTTGCCGACTTGTTCGCTAAACAACAACACTTCATAATTTTTCGGTTTGACCACGCTGGCTTGGATTTCCTTGGCCGGAACCGGCGTAATAGCGACTTTGGCGCCGATCTTTTCCCAGCTATCTTTGACGATCTGGGCGATTTTGGCATTTTCCTCGTCAGCGCTGATCGACAAATTAATGATCAAATAATTTCTTACCGCTGGCGTTGTCGTCTTGGTTTTTGTCGTGGCGGTTTTGCTCGCCGGCTCTTGATAAAGCCAGGTCCCTGCTCCCAGCGCAAGCTCGGATTTTTCAATATCGGTTAAAGAGGGCTTGGTCGTTGAAGCTTTTTTGGTCTCCAGCGCTTTAATCATTTCGTCGGTGACGATATCTTTTTTCCATCCCGCGGCATCTAATACGGATGCGGCTCGGGCCAGATCAAAATCATATTTCTGTATATTGGGATTATAGGCATAATTATCATCCAAGATCGGGCCGTTAACGATTCGGGCATTGCCTCCCTCAACTTGATCGATTATTTGTTGTTTGGGCGTGGCATAAGACAAAGCTTGCCGTACTTTCGCGTCTTTTAAAAGGGAATTTTTATCCTGATTGAAAAAAATCGCTTTTAATTGCGGCTGATCGAGCTGATAAAAATTCAAAGTATTTTTAGCGATCAAATTTTCCCGGTCAGTATTGGACAAATAACTCAAGCCATCAACGCTGTTATCGTTCAAAGCGTTGAGAGCTTCGGCGGCATCGGCGTAAAATTTAAAAACAATCTCTTTCAAATAAGGTTTCCGGCCGTAATAATTTTTATTGGCCGTCAAAGTATAACTCTTGATATTTCCGCTCTTATCCTTGACCAATGACTTGAATTGGTAAGGGCCGGAACCGATCGGTTTTAAATTAGGCTCGGCCACCGGCGCGGACTCCGGAGCGACTTGGCCCCAAACCGATTGCGGCATAATGCCAAAGGTCAGCAAGCCCAAAAATGGCGCGTAGTTCTCCGACAAAGTGAAGACCACGGTCTGATCATCTTGCCGGGTCGCGTCCACGCCGGCAAGACCGAATCGCAAAGGAGAATTATAAGCCGGATTGGCAATATCTTCGAAGGTAGAAACAACATCGTCGGCTGTAATTTTTTCACCGTCCTGCCAGCGGGCGTCACTCCTCAATTTTATCGTGTAGGCTTTGCCATCGGCTGAAACCTGATAGCTTTCCGCCAAATCGTTTTCCAGCTGTCCGTTGCCGTCATACTTAAAAAGAGCTGAGTAGATCAAATGGCCAAGATCATCATCCACGTCGG
Above is a window of Patescibacteria group bacterium DNA encoding:
- a CDS encoding response regulator; its protein translation is MKIIIIDDEMNVVTTIKAFLAELSSEVDFAYSGQAGIKKIEAAPDYSLLILDFMMSGMSGLDVCKVMSEDEKMKKIPVLLISALPVTSPELHELLEEFNETHMVKGVLEKPFGKDVLLEEVKKIVKAD
- a CDS encoding ribonuclease J, with product MNTKYKPRTSHQPPRGAGGEKRKFFSSYHGPRPTQTAPKTPAEQIITSPDGKLKIIVLGGLEEVGRNMTLIEYEREIIIIDMGLQFPEEDMPGIDYIIPNVSYLKDKAEWVKGVIITHGHYDHIGGIPHIMGEIGNPPIFMGKLTAGLVKKKCAEYRDCPKLNDQIIDENSVLRLGRAFRIGFLRVNHSIPDCFAVIVDTPVGRIIHTGDFKIDYSPVNDKPADLQRIAQIGSEGVMLLMSDSTDSTHPGYQLSESAIGNEMDKIFEKIDGRIIIGTFASQLARVQKLFDLAEKYGRRVYLQGRSMNDNVEIAHQIGYMKFNPRILVTDNELNRLPDNKVLILGTGAQGESNAFLVRVVSHEHKTIHLKEGDTVIFSSSVIPGNERTIQSLKDMITRQGADVIHYEMMDVHAGGHAKQEDLKLMMRLLKPEYIMPIEGNHFMLKAEGDLARAVGIPKEKTFIADNGQVVEFSKNETGVTVGRLTKEKVVTDYVMVDGLGVGDVSNIVLRDRRVMAEDGMIVIIATIDSEHGKTIGNPDIISRGFVYMKDSRELIEATRMKVKKMVESHDSRTSADVDHIKNKIRDEVGQFLFSKTKRRPMVLPVVIKV
- a CDS encoding glycosyltransferase: MTKHLIIIPVYNKLQIVKRTLTAYIKNTNLKGCITYVIDDGSDKQTSEYLKKFLEINSGINLLRNNKNIGKPKSINKIINLNQDADFITIIDRDVKVLTKNWNDVLLKAHKIWDNKAILGGKINQKGFEFKKGRMIFGDVFPFWTLAGGFFSIPKFVFKKLGYFYDRIRRHEDADYCRRAATQNIRWYYTPNIKTRMLKNKSVSNSQKYSKIKKQEKNIYKKRATYIMTTHDVYYNPFKKGLK
- a CDS encoding methyltransferase domain-containing protein, with the translated sequence MKQKFSKDIFADQDAYYMSCPEVVGQHIANQLSRFSSAVELCCAVGMLAIQLAKKMNKVTAVDIDRSRIDDAKKNAKLYGVDNKINFIVGDVLDENLLKNLSAEVAILDPDWRIISGTEKSAHATTLDDTRPSLREMFDLTKRYITPNIVSRVPKNFTFETLSDFGSCRLENILWGGRVRFKIAYFFDDISENNEADYSFDLQC
- a CDS encoding ABC transporter substrate-binding protein, which produces MGLLKSKILPLLAMVRKFFADSLFFIGKIFGPRRPKVIMINANLDKKLVYSLSKSKIPSLRQLKHLGKTLHKREIWLINLLIIFIVLNLGWLGFNAAQKHLRVMPVAGGQYAEGLIGSPAHINPLYATLSDVDDDLGHLIYSALFKYDGNGQLENDLAESYQVSADGKAYTIKLRSDARWQDGEKITADDVVSTFEDIANPAYNSPLRFGLAGVDATRQDDQTVVFTLSENYAPFLGLLTFGIMPQSVWGQVAPESAPVAEPNLKPIGSGPYQFKSLVKDKSGNIKSYTLTANKNYYGRKPYLKEIVFKFYADAAEALNALNDNSVDGLSYLSNTDRENLIAKNTLNFYQLDQPQLKAIFFNQDKNSLLKDAKVRQALSYATPKQQIIDQVEGGNARIVNGPILDDNYAYNPNIQKYDFDLARAASVLDAAGWKKDIVTDEMIKALETKKASTTKPSLTDIEKSELALGAGTWLYQEPASKTATTKTKTTTPAVRNYLIINLSISADEENAKIAQIVKDSWEKIGAKVAITPVPAKEIQASVVKPKNYEVLLFSEQVGNDPDVYVFWHSTQAGAGGLNLANYKNEEVDKSLEEGRLSLDRNQRIADYQQFQTLLTNDAPAVFLFSPYYNYVQNKKIKGFAVKSIASPADRFSDVFNWYVKTGERLEW